The Vigna unguiculata cultivar IT97K-499-35 chromosome 11, ASM411807v1, whole genome shotgun sequence genomic sequence ATGATAATGTAGATGGAGTAtcttttcaataattatttgttgGTTTTAGTATTGGAgacaatatatattaaatcgTCTAAACATGATTATGCGTGCAAAAAATATCCATGACTACAACTGtaaaattgttttctttgaaCTATGATattgatttatgtttttatttagttgtggaggaaacaaaataaaagggGTTAATTAGAATAGAGCTTGGATAGAAATTCTAGTtggtaattaatgtttttaataaagtGTCTCTGATTGCATGAAGTACATAGAAAGTGAAATGATTGTATAATGAAATGCAGTAAATAGATTTGGTTTTCATTGACTTTCAAATTCTGACTTATTTATTAACATAGTTTTGTTTGATCctcgtaattttttatttatttttatatatacttgACGTATTATAAATTACTGGTGGAGAAAACatgattaattatattattctagTTGTACATTACATAAAGTTAAAAGGCAAAGTCAATTACTGACCCAAAAGTCTAATCATTTATTATTGACATGTTGTTTTAACCAGGTCAAGGACGATACCAGTTTTCACAACACTATGCTTCCaaactataattaatttcttgtacaaattacacatttttttcataataaccTAAAAGATTTGTCTAGTGAACTAGAACATTTAGATAAGATATATTGATGTACAACGATGCTTACTAATTTGAGGAACTGATTGCATTTTAATTTAACCTTAAATAGTCATTTAGGCTTTTAACTTTTTCGTATAATTTATTTcgattatcttattatttttaggcttaatttgatttttttaaaaatttacattaatataatGTCTGTACATATCATGTGTTTAattagtgaaattttattttaaatttatatagtattttaaaaaattaaataaattgttacGTGTCAAGTTATGTCGTGTTACGTGTTATAACCGTAGTTGTTTATCAATTTagtctatatttttaaaattctcattTAATTTCATctccatatattttttaaaatgatcaaattttatccttttcaattagagaaaaaaattagtaatcaagtttaattttaacttatatatacatgttaaaatgatttttaaaaaattaaatactaaatcactccacctaaatattcaaattattatattttttacaagtgtaaaaactTTCAAGGGAAAAAATTATAAGTGAAAAAATGTAATTCGGCTCAACCGACTTCATTTAATTTGGCTGAATTTCGGTTGGAACCAACTTGAACGAATATGACAGTATTTCATTTGAGCCTAACTCGTTTAAACTTGGCCAAATTCGGCCAAAATTCAGTTGGGGCTGATTCGATCGAGTACAGTTGAATTTTGGTTCGACCGACTTGGTCGAATTCAACCTATTTTGGTTAAGACCGACTTAGTCAAATTTTAACTGGGGCCAACTTTGCCAAATACGGTCATATTTCGTTCGTAGAAGATTTAGtcgaatttggccaaatttcagCCAGAGGCGACTTGACTGAGGTCGACCGAATTTCGATCAGTGTTGACTTGATCAAATTCGGTTGGGGATGAACAAACCAGATTTTGGTTTGGGTCGACTCAGCCAAAGTTCAGTTGGGCCGAATTTAGTTGACCTTGAAACAGGGTCGATACGTCTCGACCTTGAGCTCGGACTGACTTGACTCAATCTTCAACTTGGTTTAGACCAACcaatctaaaattttatattacaaatttgGATTAGATATTTTggatttttcatatttgaaaatttgtattcaaataatagattttcaattaaaaaattaaaatgtaaatcaaatttaaatttaaattgaatacaatagattttaaatgaattaaatttttaataaaatatattttaaatggattggatggAAGGAGAAGTAGgaacaaattaagaaatttaatttttttcccgCATGGTTTCCTTTAAAATTCTTAATAGGTTTATATTGAGCAATTATTTTATCCTAATTAGATGATATCTGTGcatatgttttgtttgtttttataattgaaaattaacgAATAAGGAAAGATGCGCAAAGGAAGAAAATGTCCCCAGCTATCATGAAACACGCAAAAGGAGgtccgaaaaaaaaaaaaaaaaaagagtagatAAATAATAGATTgcatttgttatgaaatttatgaatgtttcGTTAAGTTTCTAATAACTACTCagtttgattattattaatgttataatcctaaaattatatgttttgagttgttttttatatctataaatagaaaattttttCCCTTTAAtaatgaaacataaaaaattgtatttgatactctattatttttccttatttttctttttattattaactttgttttataatataattcactttataatttattttgtgttttttcttttcacatttaaaatattttataataaattatgtatctgttgtaaactttttaaaatcgttccgttatatataataataataataataataataataataataataatataaacaacaaTAAATGACATAACACTTtgattaaatatactttttttcttatttatttattttatcttttaatttaaagaacttcatttatttatacTCATTacatctttttctttgttttcaaccCTTATTTTTCCctcaattaataaaacattaaataataatgattaatatTGATCCTTAAAGAAAAAGTTCAaccatataaattaataaagattaattatgtttttcgtctCTCAAGTATTGGACGattttatttttcgttttcCATTTAACGTTTGTTCTATTTAGGTCTCTCACATTTTCAAACGGTTGGAATTGGTCTTCATTTTTTTGACGTCGTTAGTTCTTTTTGACACTTGACAAACAGATTGTCATGTCTGGATGAAATTTTTCACTTACAGTCCAATATTTACATCTCCAAAAtaatttgtctttattttttacaGTAGTTGCCTTTAGAAGCAACAATCTTTCTTCACAGTCACAGACTTTGGATGATATTTTTGAAGACGACGCACAACTTTGTGAGATTTTCAAACTACTATTCTTCTGCGTACGATGACGACCTTTGTTACCACTTTTCACCACTAAACAACGCACTAAAAACCTGAATGTTGTTGCCAAAGTTTGTCCCGCACCAAGATGATACGCAAAAGTTCCTCGTCACATGGCTCCCCaaacttgaaattaaaattttagggTTTCATAAATTACCCAAGTCCTTCTTTCAAGTtactcaaaatattaaaaccaCATGTTTAGTGTAACTTAGGACAAAGTTAGCGGAATTCAGACGGAGCAATTTGTTTGTTAgatgtcaaataaaataaaactaaacggtgttcaaaaatgaggaccaattcCAACTGTTTCAAAACTTGAAGAACCTAACTAGAATAAACGTCATATGAAGGACGAAAAAACAAAATTCCAATATTTGAAgaacgaaaaacataattaacccaattaataaatattacttatatttcttttaattgttggttttaattttaacttttattttctaaaattgaagatAATATTACCTTTTCTTCTGCAATCATAACCTTTATTTAGTTAACACGGAGAGAGgaaaattaagtaattataataataaacagAAAAAATTGATGGCAcgtgaattaaaataataaataagaaatatgaaatatgtGTAATAAAGAAGTCACTTAatttagtattaaaaaataaaatattttatttgttgtgaattatgtttcttttaagaatatttaatttgagtGGTATAAACGCAGCGTTACTCAgcaaaaataaacatattaagaTATAAATATCACATTTATCGAATATCTAAAACAGGATATATACCTATTTTAACATCGGAGACAAATGGTGTTCCTAATACCATCAAATATTATacattacaatattttatttttatttataattatatataagagaataaatatatttggtgtcttttattctttctaaatttgaccatcttaattatttttttaaatttaaataattatttaaaataaaaactattttccatttttatcattttaataattatttttaattcaaataattactattataaaaaattattcactcttttatcatttaataattatattttcaaatttaaataattatttataatattagttataatattttttatttcaatagttaaaatttattttatctttagttacatttaatattatatactttttatttttgtaaatattagtttcctaattattatttttaaaatttaaataatttaaagatatttcAAAAATCCAACGCATATGGTACTTGCGTTTATTCGGTGTATATAAATGCTTTCTTTTACCTTGATTAACTTCGACCCAATTTTGTTTTAGACTTTTAAACATTAATTCAGTAGTTAAACAACGTTGGAAGACACAAGAGTATTATTACATATGTTAGGTACTTTATCTAACCTAATTAGTCATAGCACAACATTACTTTGccgataaaaagaaaaaaaaaaaactggcaGAACATATatgtaaaagtattttttggatttttcttaTCTATTAGCAACGGATCCTCGTagatgttttaaaattttaaataaaatgtataaaaaatctttaaaacttacactcaaataaaattttgatcttaaggtataatttaagtatttatttttatattaatctcttcaaaaacaaatttaatttcacaaatttaaatgaaaatatatttttatgaattcaaATAAGTGTTATTAAATCAGGAAATGAATTATTCTTTGATAGCAGCCGGATTATCGAAATACCTCTGTTCAAGATTAAGGTTGGAAGTGATATAAACAAGAGAGGGTGTAATAAATGGTGCAGTGCTTGTTCTAAatttattctctcttttttcttagGATTCCCTTTTCGATATGTATGATTGGTTTTCTTCTCTACTAAccaatttcttttcttataaTGGTTGCATTAACCGCCTTCTACACACCGGAAAATAGTTCGTTGTTCtttctcaaaagaaaaaatccGTATGAAAGTGAATATTAAATGAGAAAAATGTTTCAAACTATCACAATTAATTAGTCAATAagaatggataaaaaaattatatacttaaatatacatttcatctttatttttgttatttttatttaacctcatttttttttgtgttcaatgaagtctttattttcgtcaaattttggttattttggttatttttgttaatggtgtgtaaatagttaatgtttttgaacaatacattgtcacgtgtcaactttttttttttaaattgtccacgtgtcaagtcataattgtgtcacatgtcagttttgttgttgtgttaatgatttttgttcaatttagtctatatattcgttatttttattcattttcatcCCAATTTTGattgaatgttttttttaatatttatattgtaaagTACCGATActtctaaaattgatatttaaaaatatttcaaatattaaagtattttagaaaagtaaactaatatttataaaattaacatttaaatataaaaaaattagattttaatttaatatataaaatgaaatacaaatattaaatattttatatttaaatgtcaattttacaaatgttaatatatatttttaagagggttaaatatgtttttggtccctcaatttgTAGCGAATTTTGGGATTAGTcactcttcgaaactttatattagtttagtcattcatctctataaatgcgtgaatttagtcattcttaccaagttttgttaaatttatttgacgttttaagcATATTTCATggtaatatttgaattatttacattgtttgactcttcaatgttaactcaaatattatcataaaatgcatttaaaatgttaaataaacttaacaaaatttggtaaaaatgactaaattctcgcatttctaaagataaaggactaaattggtataaagttttgaagaaTGACTAATCCAAAagttcactgaaacttgagaaaccaaaaacatatttaaccatttttaaacacatttaataattatattttaataattatattttatttaataattgaatataagaattatattcaatttgtaattaaatataataatttataatgattttaaaaaataattaataataatgttgataatatatatatatatatatatatatatatatataatatttataaaaaattaaattttgtctcaactttaaagagaatttattttttttcattttaacaaaaattaggaataaattaaataaaaattataaatatagggactgaattgaacaaaaataatgaatattgagattatattgaacaaaaataaataatataaccaCAAACTTACATGTAACACAATTGTTAAGTGACatgtgaataatttttttaaaattttaaaaataaaataaaaaataaaaaattgaaaaggtaaaaaaaaaaagaaattagaaattaacaCGTAAAATTTACTATTCAAAAACGTACacactattaataaaaaaagactaaattgataaaaaattgaCACGAATAAAAACCTAACTAAAtatagaacaaaaaaaaaattaaataaaaataacgaaaataagttctaaatatatattaaaacaaaaaaatataacttatatGAGTCTTAACTTTGGTGAGACTGTATACGTTAAAAAATAGttgcaaaattaaaaatattaagccCAAATAAAAAGAATCTGAAAACACGCGTTCACATTTACTAACCAACCAGAACTTCGTTTGACTTTTCATTTCCTGAATGAATATCAAGCACTGCCAATCTTTGTGGTCTTTCTTTCATTCAACTTTCCGtcaccaaaaaagaaaaaaaaaatcactttctCTGTATATATATGAGTTAAAAATATCcaattaatacaaaataaataaagtgtcttaatttttttcaaagtttcctactaaattatagtatattaattattcttatagtatttataagaaaattacttAAAGAAGGCATTGTTTGAGAAGGATGGAGTACTATTCCACGTCTCCTAGTTTTTCAACATTTGGCTTCTACAGAATGAAGTGCCATGATTATTAATTGACGCAGCACACATAAACGACCACAACAGCACAAGAATCTGAAACCCTTTCTGCAATATAAAGGTTGTTTCTGTCAAAAACACgaccttctttcttcttccctCACAAAGTGGGTTGTTGTGTGTGATCATAcgaacacacaaacaaacatacACAGATGCAGTGAACAGCATAAAGAAGAAGACACAACATGACCATGGATCGGTTATCTCAGAGCAGTTCAGACTCACCCAACAGAGGCACCAAAGTGTTATCCATAGAGTGTTTGAGGGGAAGTTCCAAAGCCGACGAGTGGACCGGCGACATGCTTCAAACCGGTGACATCGTCGAAGAGCTTCGTATCGGAGACTCCCCTAACGCCCTTATCCGCTTCAAATCGCCCTTCAAAAACGGCAAAACCGCCGTCAACAAAATCCTCCAAGACTCTTACAAGAAGAAAGAAACCTCCATCCTCGTTCGAGTTCGACGTGGACCCCACGACTTCGCCGAGTTGCAGGCCTGTATCGTTCCCAATGATTCCTCCGGGAAGAAGCTCTACGTTCTCCGTTCCATCACCGATCCTAACTACGTCGTTGGCTTCCTTGATCGAACCGAAACCGAGTGTTTCCAACTCCAAGGTACCCTTTTCGTTCACCTTTTTatcatgctttttttttttttgttttttggtttgTTTCTCCTTCTTTGTTACTCACGACATGCCCCGAGGTTGAGTTCGGTTAATCCTAAGTTGTTTTTCGGTTAATGCTGAAAATTCCCACAAGTTGAGAATTTTCACTGACTAAAActgcaatttttaaaaaaatggaatgaATGGGAAATTAAGTGAGGTGCTTGTTCCCAGGTTCAATTGAATGGATGATGAACAATAGGTAGATGGGTTCATTTATTCATGTACTGTGTTCTGGTAGTGATGGATatttatgatttaatatattaaggacaaaaaaaaaatgataggaGAGAGAGAGGGTGTACGGTGTTATTGTCATATTCTGGTAATGCCGGCAGCGACTGAtggtaaaaaaattgatctGGTGTTGAAAAATTTACTTCTAAACTGTTTGATATTTTTACTCAGAGAAACGAAAACTGAAATCTTTACTGCTATTTACAATTTGACACCAACGTAAGTGGCAACTCTTGCCACTTTGATCACacagatctatgccttttggcTTTTGTATTAACTGCGTTTTGGAATGACATGTTCGGTGGAGTGAATATCGATTTAAGATATTTGAGGCATTAACTTCTAATGTGAAAGCTTCAACTTTTGCTAGACTTAGGCACCAAGTTGCGTGACAGACATCACGTCCTTCTGTCAATGATATCGACATTATCATTTTCGTCGTAGATCATTTTAAAACCCGGGTTTTTCACATCTAGAAGTTGTGGTTATTGTACGGAATAGTAGAAAATGCAGATTTTATTCAGATATATGTCTTCATCTAATCTGTTGGCAGTAAATAATTGCACTTTGCAGCTTCGAGGAACACCAGAATGGTAAATGCACTAACTAGGACTCGGTTACAGGATGGATATGTTTCGTATCCATGGGAGAGGAAGATGCAGGAGATGCTGCCAGTTCCAACTTCTAGCAATTTTCTTTCCATATTACTTCTTCCCAAAGTTTCAGATCGAATAGCTTTTCGCTACAATGATGTAGAAGACACGCTAGCCAGGGCAAATACATGGCTGAATGCAGCTCAAGCTTCAGGGGTCCCTATTGTCTTTATGAACGTCCAAACCGAGTCCCTACTTACTAAGGTAAACGATCAATTCCCTCGTTGCAACAAGGTACATTCtgttgtggtaactagagtttctctgATTTGTGTGACAGATATCTGGAGAGACAGCTTCTTCCACGGTAAATGCAGGGTCATTATCTGACTTATCTAACCTTGCAAATGTAAGCCTTTATGGCTTTGAGGATTATCACGGAGTAGACATTGGTGTTGTTAGAGCAGTTCGGCTCTGGTATGCTCCAATTGGAGGAGAGTTCACAATTGAGATAAAACTAAAAGAGGATGACACGAAGCTTGGCTTTGGCATTAGTCGAACAGAAGAGGTATTTGATAAATCTTGATAAATCTAGCAAAAGGTGATACACTTAAACAGATTGATGATAATAGTTTTGTATTTGGTGAACAGggttttattttcatctcaacAGTTAGTGATGAGAGCCAAGAAAATGTACCTGCCACACGTTCAGGACTGAGCAATCTGTATAAAGCAGCAACAGATACATCGAGGTTGCTGGTGGTGTCTAGGATTTCAAATCAGAGAGTGCTCCCATGGATGGTATCTTCAACAGGAGCCATTAAGTGTTATGACACTGTTTCATTGAGCCAGAAACTCTCCTTGCATAGACACACCAAAGTTCCTATTCTCCTTCATGTCTTCCTTTGGGACGGAGCATTGGCCTCATCAAGTGTAGCAAGTACAAGATTCAGTAACATGTCTACCTCAGTGTTGCCATTGCCACTGTTACGCCGTCCAAATGAAAACCAAATTTCAGATGCAGGTGGCGGTGTCGGTGGGGATGAATCCCTCTCAGTGCAGCTTGAGAGAGACACGGTTGGGGATCTCTCGTTCAGATTCAACAACTTGGTATGAAATTAACGCATTATAGCAGTATATACATCATAGGAACTTTTTCCATGTGTTTCTATTATGAGCCTTTTTTTACCTTTTGTACATAAAGAATTATGCACATTGTTGCTTCTATATTCGGGCCTTCTGTAGAGTTGAGAGCTTGTTTTTGCTTCATTAGTTTGTTCACAGAAACGGTTAAAGATTCTAGAATTGGTAGTTGAAATCacggacttttttttttttttgtctttcataTGAATGTGACTGGTTTCTACTAACACATAAATACGAAGGAATTTCTGCACTCTAGCTGGTAATTACGCTCGTAGAGAGTAGCACATAAATACGTGGGATTTCCGAAACAAACAagcaattaagaaagaaaagagaggatTGGTCTGACGGCGCCTACCTACAAAATGTGTACTCATTGAGATTAATGATATAGTGTGGCAATATCTGATTGTGAGTTTATGGTTGTCAATTGTTATCGTCTTACCCTGTCAATACTTTCT encodes the following:
- the LOC114170450 gene encoding uncharacterized protein LOC114170450 is translated as MTMDRLSQSSSDSPNRGTKVLSIECLRGSSKADEWTGDMLQTGDIVEELRIGDSPNALIRFKSPFKNGKTAVNKILQDSYKKKETSILVRVRRGPHDFAELQACIVPNDSSGKKLYVLRSITDPNYVVGFLDRTETECFQLQASRNTRMVNALTRTRLQDGYVSYPWERKMQEMLPVPTSSNFLSILLLPKVSDRIAFRYNDVEDTLARANTWLNAAQASGVPIVFMNVQTESLLTKISGETASSTVNAGSLSDLSNLANVSLYGFEDYHGVDIGVVRAVRLWYAPIGGEFTIEIKLKEDDTKLGFGISRTEEGFIFISTVSDESQENVPATRSGLSNLYKAATDTSRLLVVSRISNQRVLPWMVSSTGAIKCYDTVSLSQKLSLHRHTKVPILLHVFLWDGALASSSVASTRFSNMSTSVLPLPLLRRPNENQISDAGGGVGGDESLSVQLERDTVGDLSFRFNNLV